DNA sequence from the Prochlorothrix hollandica PCC 9006 = CALU 1027 genome:
GGTGGCAGGGTCAATCTGATAGGCCGGAAAGAGGGGGTGGGGATCCCGTTGCAGGAGCCAAATCGGCCCGGCCAGGTTGACGGGTCCCTGTTGATAAATCACCGCCACGCCGGGGTGCTTGTCGTCGTCGGTCTTGTAGACGTTGGTGGCTTCGTGGACTTTGTTGTAGTGATACTTTTGGGTCAGTTCCAGGATCCCCACAAAGTTACCCTGGGGATCATCCAGGCGCACCCAACTGCCTTCCTTGAGGGAGTCGGCCACCTCTTCCGTGACGGACAGGGTGATGGGGACAGACCAGGGCAAACCATTGCTGAGGCGCATGTCGGTGACCACTTGCTCGTAGTCCACCTGTTCCATGAATCCTTTGAGGGGGCTAAAGCCACCAATGGCGATCATCACCAAATCGGACACCGCCCGCTCATCCAGTGGCAGGCGGGGTAGCCGATCGGCCTGGTCTAGAAATTCTTGCCGTTCTGCGGGGGTCGCAATGCGATTGATTAGCTGTCCTCCGTGGGGCGGGATACCGTAGGGTTGCTCAGTCAAGGGACTTCCTCTAGTGATGGATGGGGTTAGGGGATGCAAAGGGCTACGATCGCCCGATCGCAGCAGAAAGTTAAGACTTTTTTTCAAGACTTTTTTCATTGTTATCCTACCCTGTCCCGTTCCGCCCCACGCTTAAAATTTCTGTCCCCAAACCGGGTATCAACTTAAGCCGAGACAGTCGGGCACTCCGCGCCCCCCTGTCCCGTTAATCTTGTCCCGCTGAAAGCGGCAACCCCCCAAACCTTAGGCCGACGGGAAATCCTCAGGGTCAGGGGTGCGGGCATAGTCATCCTGAAAGCGCACAATGTCATCTTCCCCTAAATACTCACCATTTTGGACTTCAATCAGCACCAGGGGCAAAACGCCGGGGTTTTCCAAGCGGTGGGCCGTGCAGGGGGGCACATAGGTGGACTGGTTGCTGGACAGGAGCATTTCCTGATCCCCACAGATCACCTTAGCGGTGCCTGACACCACAATCCAATGCTCGCTGCGGTGGTGGTGCATCTGCAAGCTGAGACGGTGCCCTGGTTTGACTTCAATGCGCTTGATTTTGTAACCTCGGTTTTCTTCCAACACCGTAAAGGAACCCCAGGGGCGCTGGTCTGAGGCCATGGCAGCGGTGGTGACAGGGATGGGGGGGCTGGAAAGGGCGGGGGTGGTGGTGGGGGAACTCATGATTAACGCTCCTGGCTGTGACGGTTAGGGAATCCTGATCCTGTTATACCGGCTCAGGTGGGCTTTCTGGGCCTACCAGTGATGACTTTTAACGCACCTCTTTTAACGCACCTCTTTATAACCCACATTCAGCAGGTTTCTAAGATAAACAGAAAATTAAGGGAACCCAGAGCCAGAGGGGGATAGAGCAAGATCAAGGGGATAGAGCTGTTCCTCCCTTGAGAGAGCAGGATGCTCAACTCAAGCAATAGTATTTTTGACAGTGGCTTCCCAAAAATCTCAAGACTAGACGTTGAAATTCAGTCAATTTAATCAAAGACTTGACCCCATCTATCAAGACTACATGAATCGATTGAAAACCCTGA
Encoded proteins:
- a CDS encoding phosphomannose isomerase type II C-terminal cupin domain, producing the protein MSSPTTTPALSSPPIPVTTAAMASDQRPWGSFTVLEENRGYKIKRIEVKPGHRLSLQMHHHRSEHWIVVSGTAKVICGDQEMLLSSNQSTYVPPCTAHRLENPGVLPLVLIEVQNGEYLGEDDIVRFQDDYARTPDPEDFPSA
- the sat gene encoding sulfate adenylyltransferase, which encodes MKKVLKKSLNFLLRSGDRSPLHPLTPSITRGSPLTEQPYGIPPHGGQLINRIATPAERQEFLDQADRLPRLPLDERAVSDLVMIAIGGFSPLKGFMEQVDYEQVVTDMRLSNGLPWSVPITLSVTEEVADSLKEGSWVRLDDPQGNFVGILELTQKYHYNKVHEATNVYKTDDDKHPGVAVIYQQGPVNLAGPIWLLQRDPHPLFPAYQIDPATSRAAFQERGWKTVVGFQTRNPIHRAHEYIQKCALETVDGLFLHPLVGATKSDDIPADVRMRCYEIMMDKYFPSDRVILAINPSAMRYAGPREAIFHALIRKNYGCTHFIVGRDHAGVGDYYGTYDAQYIFDEFKPEELGITPMKFEHAFYCTRTQSMATTKTSPSTPEERIHLSGTKVRALLRDGKLPPPEFSRPEVAAELIQAMQG